Sequence from the Catenuloplanes indicus genome:
AGAACTCGCCGTTCCAGCTCTCCTCGACGACCGTCTCGGCGTCGTACGGCGCCAGCTCCGTGCCGTACGGCCACGCCGCGGCCGCGGCCCCACCGGCCGCCGCGATCACCAGCGCGGCCACCACCAGCACCACCCGCCGGGGCCGCCTGGTACGCCGGCCACGCTTGGCCGGCTTGCTCACCGGGATCTGCGCGGCACCATAGGCCTTGGGGCGCTCCGCGCCGTGGGCCTGGGCGCGCTCCGCGCCGTAGGGCTGTGGGCGCTCCATCGGCCGGGCCGCCTTCACGGTCAGCTCCGCGTCCGGCCCGCTCACGTCCTCGGCCGTCACCGCGCCGGACGCGACGGCCAGCTCCGGCGACTCGACCGCGGTCGGCGCCACGCCCAGCGCGCGGTGCAGGAGCGTGGCCAGCAGCGGCACCCGGCTGCCGCCGCCGACCAGGAACACGCCGAACAGCGCGGACGGTTCCACCCGCGCCTCGCGCAGCACCGCGCGGGTCGCGTCCACGGTCCGGTCCAGCACCGGGCGGGCCAGCGACTCGAACTGCTCGCGGCCGAGCGGCGCCTCCTGCTCGATGATCGGCAGGTGGATGTGCGTGCCCGGCGACCGGGACAGCGTCTCCTTGCCGGTCCGCACACCGGTCCAGAACGCGCGGGACGCGGCCTGGTCGCCGGGCGCGGACGGGGCGACCAGGCGCGACCAGGCGGCACCGTGCCGGGACTGGTAGACCGTCCCGAGGTGCGCGACGATCGCGGCGTCCAGGTCCAGGCCGCCGCCGTCCGGCAGGCCGGTCGTGGTCAGCACCTCGAACCCGGTTGGCGTGCGCCGGACCACGGACACGTCGACCGTGCCCGCGCCCACGTCGCAGATCAGCGCGGCACCACCGGCCGGCAGCGCGTCGCCCGCGGTCGCGGCGAAGTGGGCCGCGGCCGCGACCGGCTCGCTGACCAGGCGCACCGAGTTCAGCCCGGCGCGCGCGGCCGCCTCCCACAGCACCTCCCGGCGCTGCGCGCCCCACGCGGCCGGGTGGGTGAGCGTCACCCGCTGCGGCGGCGCCGGCAACTGGGCCACCACCCGGCGCAGCACGGCCGCGATCAGGTCGGCGACCGCTACCTCGACGCCGCCGAGCAGCACGGACTTCTCGTCGATCCGCTGTTTCGGGTACGGCTCGTACCGCTCCGGCGCGGTCGCGGCGGCGAGCAGCACGTCCGGGCCGGCCACCAGGCGACCGGCCGGGTCCGCGCAGACGCCGGAGGGCAGCGACGGCCGGCCGTCGAACAGCACGGGGCGTACCCCCTGGCGGCCGGCCAGCACCGCCACCGTGCTGGACGTGCCGAAGTCGATGCAGAGGTGCGTCACCGGACCAAAATAGTGCTTCCGCTATACCTGACCGCGTGGGGTCTTCTCTGCTCGACGTCGTGACGCGGTCGCCCGCACCGGCCACCGCGGTGTCCGTGTTCGGCCCTGATCGGGTGTTCTCGCAGGTGGTGCACGGCACCGCGGACCTGTCCACCGGCCGCCCGGTCACCGCCGGCGACTGGTGGGACCTGGCCAGCCTCACGAAGGTGCTGGTCACCCTGCCGGAGGTGCTCGCCGCGGTCCCGTCCCTCGACCTGCCGCTGGAAGAGCTGTGGACACCGGCCCGGGGGTACGCGGTGGGCCGCGCGACGATCCGCGCGCTGCTCACCCACACCGCCGGCCTGCCCGCCTCGGTCCCGTTCTTCCGCACCGTCACCGGCCGCGACGAGATCCTCTCCGCCGTGCTCGGCACACCGCTCGGCCCGCCCGCGGAGGTCTACAGTGACCTCGGCTTCATGCTGCTCGGCCGGCTGGTCGAGGACCTGACCGGCCGCTCACTGTCCGATCTTGCGCGCGACCGCACCGGGCTGCGCTTCGGCGCGCCACCGCGGGAGTCCGTCGCCACCGAGCGCGACCCGTGGCGCGGCCGGCTGATCGTCGGCGAGGTGCACGACGAGAACGCGGCCGCGATGGGCGGCGTGGCCGGTCAGGCCGGTGCGTTCGGCACGCTCGCGCTGGTCACCGCCGCGGCCCAGGCGTGGCTGCGGGATCCGTACCCGCAGGTCCGCACGCCGTCGACGCCGGGCGCGCGGTTCGGCCTGGGCTGGATGGTCACGCCGCGGCCCGGCCTCGGCGTGGCCGGCCTGCCCGGGTTCGGGCACACCGGGTACGTCGGGAACCGGCTGTGGCTCTCCCCGTCCCGCGGCCTCGGCGTCCTGATCCTGGCGAACCGGGTGCATCCCACCCGCGAGGGCACTGCCGAACCGTACGCCCGCTGGTGTTCCTCGTTCTTCGACCGGGTCTCCCGGCGGAGCCCGCCCTGAAGGGGGGATCGGCGATCCCTGGATGGGCGGACGGGCGGAACGGTACACAGGAGCGCATGCTGATCGATCGAGCTGGGCTGGCCGAGTTCCTGCGGCGGCGCCGGGCGACGCTGCAACCGGAGGATGTGGGGCTGCCGCGCGGGTCCGGGCGACGGACCGCGGGACTGCGCCGGGAGGAGGTGGCCGCGCTGTGCCACATGTCGATCGACTACTACGAGCGGCTGGAGCGGGAGCGCGGGCCGCGGCCGTCCGTTCAGATGGTCGCGTCGATGGCCCAGGGGCTGCATCTCACGCTCGACGAACGGGATCACCTGTTCCGGCTCGCCGGGCATCAGCCCCCGGTCCGCGGTGCGACCAGCGCGCACGTCAGCCCGGCACTGCAGCGGGTGCTGGACCGGCTCGGCGACACGCCCGCGGAGATCGTCACCGAGCTGGGGCAGACGCTGCGGCAGACCCCGCTCGGCGTCGCGGTCTTCGGTGACGCGACCGCGTACACCGGGCCGATGCGCAGCCGCGGGTACCGGTGGTTCGCCGACCCGAGCAGCCGGCTGATCTACCAGCCGGAGTATCACGAGAGCCTGTCCCGGATGTACGCGGCCGGGCTGCGCCGCCTGGTCACGCTGCGCGGGCCGGAATCCGAGGCGGCATCCCTGGCCGCCCTGCTGCTGGCCGCGAGCGCGGAGTTCCGGGAGCTGTGGGAGCGGCACCGGATCGAAGGGCTGCCGGACGAGGTGAAACGCCTGGTCCACCCGGAGGTCGGCACGCTGGTCCTGCACTGCCAGATGCTGGTCGACAACGCCCAGTCGCACCGCCTGCTGGTCTACACGGCCGAGCCCGGCACCGAGAGCTACGACAAGCTGTACCGGCTGTCGCTGCGTCAGGAGGCCGCGACCCACCGGCGCGGTGCCTGATCAGACCCGTTCGACGGCCGGGACCCGCTCCACCCGGGTGTTCGGGATCAGCGACAGGCCGAGCGCGACCAGGACGAGGACGGTTTGGCCGAGGAACGCGGCGGTGAAGTCCGTCTCGCCGTCCGCGCCGATCGCGATCCCGCCGAGGACCGCCACGCCAGCCGCCGCACCGATCTGCTGTGCCGCGCTCACCAGGCCGCTGAGCAGGCCCGACTCGCCCTCGGCGGCGTCCCGGACCGCGATTGCGATCGCGTTCACCAGGCCGACGCCGGCCCCGGCGCCGAGCAGCACGAACGCGGCGGCGGTGTGCGCGGAGTAACCGCCGTCCGCCGGGTTCAGCAGCAGCCAGGTGAAGCCGGCGAGCAGCAGGAGCAGACCGGCCGTGCACGCCCGGGCCAGGCCGAGTGACCGGGCGGCGAACGGGGCCAGCGCGCTACCGACGATGATCATGAGGGGCAGCGGCGCCTGGGCGAGCCCGGCCGACCGCGCGTCCAGGCCCTGCACCTGCTGGAGGTACTGCGGGAGCAGGAAGAACATGCTGCCGAACACGCCGCCGAGCAGGACCACGACCACGCTCGCCCGAATGACCGGGCCGCGGCGGAACAGCGCCGGCGGCACCAGCGGATGCGCGGCGCGGCGCTCGACGGCCACGAACGCGGCCAGGAACGCCACCCCGGCCGCGATCGCGATGAACGAGCCGGGCCCGGTCCACCGCGACGCGGACGCGGACACCACGCCGTACGCGATCGCGGAGATGCCGCCGGTGATGGTGATCGCGCCGGGCACGTCGATCCGGCCCGGACGCCCGTGCACCGCCGGCACCGACCGCAGCACCAGCGCCATGCTGAGCAGGCCCACCGGCACCGGTGCCCAGAACACCGCCGGCCAGCCGAACGCCTGGGTGAGCACGCCGCCGAGCAGGAAGCCGAGCACGCCACCGGCGCCGGAGACCGCACCCCAGATCCCGACGATGCGGGTGCGCTCCGCCGGTGTGGCCGAGACGGCGAGCGCGAGCGCCAGCGCGGACGGGATCACGATCGCGCCGCCGATCCCCTGCCCGATCCGGCCGGCGATCAGCATCGGGCTGTTCACGGCGAACGCGCAGAACGCGGTCGCGGCCAGGTAGACGACCATGCCGGCGAGGTAGATCCGCCGGCCGCCGACCACGTCCGCGAGCCGGCCGCCGAGCAGCAGCAGCCCGGCGAGCGGCACCAGGTAGCCGCTCGCGACCAGCGTCAGCTCGGCCGCGGTCAGCCCCAGACCCTCGCGGATGAACGGGCCGGCCAGGTTCGTCATCGCGGCGTCCAGCACGACCAGGAACGACGAACTCGCCAGGCCCAGCAGTGCGATCCCCCGGGGCGCCGGTGTCCTGCTCATCGTCGTCCTCTCGCCGGCAGCGTCATCTCGAGTCCGTGACGGCGGGCCGGCGGGCACCGCTCCCGCCGGTCGGGACCTCTTGTTTCTACCGGCGGCCGGGACCGCCAACCACGGACCGCCGATCCCCCTCTACGGCGCGGACGCCACCCGGCTGGTCGCGCCCTCGACACCCGGCACCGGTGTCGAGGGCGCGACCAGGCGCGGGACCCGGCCCGCAACGGTCTTTCGCGACCGGCGACGGCACCGGCTCCGCCGCGGCGGCCGGAGCGGAGCGCGGGCAAAGTCAAAAGCCTCCGCGCGGTCGGCCCGCGGGAGCGTGCGGGCGGCACCACGCCGGAAGCGGGAGAGTCCTTTCAGGCGGCCGCGGGCTCCAGGGTCTTGCGCGGCCTCGCGGTGACGATCAACTGCTCCACCGGGGCCGGGACCGGCTCGGGAGCCGGGAGCGGTGCCTCCGGAGCCTCCGGGGCACGGTGCCGGGCGACCAGGCGGACGGCCAGGACCGCGACCCCCGGCAGGCTCGCGACCAGCGCGAACAGTCCGTAGACCACTGCCACGGTGAGGCCCTGCGCGGCGCTGAGGCCGGTGGTGGCGAACGCCCAGGCCAGGAAGCCCTCGCGCGGTCCGAAGCCGCCGATGCTGACCGGCAGCACCATTACCAGCAGCGCGGTGACCAGCAGCGGCAGCAGCGTGCGCAGCGGCGCGACGGAACCGGCGGCGCGGGCCGCGAGCAGGAACGTGGCGAGGTGACCGCCGAGCACGATCGCGGACGCGAGCAGGACGCCCGGCCAGGTGCGACGGGCGAGCAGGCCCTGCCGGACGTCACCGGTGGCGGTCCGCCAGGCACGCCGTACCCGGCCCGGATTGCGGCGCAGCTTGACCGCCAGGAACGCGCCGGCCAGCACGGCACCGGCGGCGATCGTGGCCAGCACGGCCGGGGAGACCGACACCATGTCCGCAACCGCGAGCGCCAGTCCCGGGTGTGCGATCAGCACACCGGTGCCGACCGCGACGAGCACGATCTGCCCGGCGGTACGTTCGAGCACCACCGCGCGCACGCCACGGCCGACGTCGCCGGTGTCCCGGCCGTTGCGCACCGCCCGGTCGACGTCGCCGAGCAGGCCGCCGGGGAGCGTGGCGTTGAGGAAGAGCGCCTGGTAGTAGTCCGCGACCGCGGCGCGCAGCGGGAGCCGGATGCCCAGGCCGCGCGCGGTCAGGCACCAGCGCCACGCGCTGAACACCGTGGTCAGCAGCCCGATCCCGGCGGCCGCGAGCAGTGTCGGCCAGGTGAGCACGCGCAGGCTGTCCAGGAACGCGACCGACCCGAGCCGCCAGAACAGCAGCGCGATGATCGCGGCGCCGGCGACCGGCTTCACCCAGGACAGGATCTTCTGCACCATCAGGAGGCCTCTCCGGGCAGCGCCAGCAGGTCGGTGTGGTGCACGGTGACGGCCAGCTCACCGGCCGCGGCCTGGGCGAGCCGCCGCCGCAGGTAGTCGTCGATCTCGTGCTCGACGCTCGCCTCGCGGCCGAGCCGGGTGGACGCGGCCGTTACCCAGCCGCGCAGCCACTCCTCGATCAGCTCCCGGTGCTCCGGGCCGATCCGCCACGGGCTGGGCCGCGCGTGCACCGCCGCGCCGCGCTCCTCGAACGCCGCGGTGATCACCTCGGCCGCCTCGGCACCGAGCAGCGTACGGCCGGCCACGTGCTGCCGCAGGTGCTCGTTGAACGCGCTGTTCAGCGGTCCGTCCAGCGGGTCGGCCGGGGTCAGCTCCGCGTGCCCGCTGACCGACAACGTGAGCAGCGCGGGCGTACCCGACCCGGCGCACGCCTCGGCGAGACGCGCGGCGTCGTCCGCGTCCAGCAGGTCGAGCAGCGCGGACGCGGTGACCAGTGAGACGCCGTCCAGGTCGGCCGCGGTCAGCGCGGTGATGTCGCCCTGCCGGGTCTCCACCGTGAGCGCACTCCCGGTGCCGATCATGCTGGCCGCGGCCACGCCGAGCAGGTCCGGATCGCGATCCTGCATGATCCAGTGCTGGCGGCCGTTCAGCCGCGGCGCGAGCCACCGGGCCATCGAGCCGGTGCCGCAGCCGAGGTCGAGGATCACCGGGTCCGGGACGTCCGCAAGACGCCCCCGGATCTCGTCGGCCAGTTCCGTCGCGCGGGCCGCGGCATCCGCCGGCTCACGCAGGTCCAGCCACGTCGAGGCGTACCTCGGCGCTTCGGCGACACTCATCCCGGCCTCCACTGACGGTAACGGTCCCTGTCCCGCGCACCGGCCGGTCAAGATCTCCGGCGGTCCGCGTCACCTGGAGGTACGGACGTTTCGCGGATCCGGTTCGAAGATCCGGTGAACCGTCCGCCGGAAGTTTCCGTGTTGACAGAACGCGACCGGCGGTGACCCGCCGCGGTTCCCCGGCATGGAGGCAGCACAGTGACAGCAGGCGTATGGACCGGCACCGTCAGTCCCCTTCGCGGCCCCGCGGCCGGGCTGCTCGCCCAGTTCGCGGTGCTCGGCGGCCTCACCGCCGCGGTCGGTCTCGGCACCACCGGCTGGATCGCCGGCACGGTCTACGCGCTCGCGCTCGGCACGCTGCTCGCCCGCGCCATGCACCGCGCCGGCCTGCGGGTATTCGGCCCGGCTAACGCGGTCACGCTGGCCCGTGCCACGCTGATCGGCGGCGTGACCGCGCTGGTCGCGGACTTCCAGCGCACGCCGGTCGCGGTCCTGGTCGTGCTCGCGTCGGTCGCGCTGGTCCTGGACGGCGTCGACGGGATCGTGGCCCGCCGCACCGGCAGCAGCTCACCATTCGGGGCCCGCTTCGACGGCGAGGTGGACGCGTTCCTGATCCTGGTGCTGAGCGTGTTCGTGTCGTTCCACCTGGGCTGGTGGGTACTGGCTATCGGCGCGTTCCGGTACGCGTTCGTGGCCGCCGGGTGGCACTTCGCCTGGCTGCGGAACGATCTGCCGGTGCGGTACTCGCGCAAGACGGTCGCGGCGGTGCAGGGCGTCGTGCTGGTCGCGGCCGCGTCGGGCGTGCTGCCGGGGGTGGCCGCCGGAGTCCTGGTGGCGGGTGCCCTGGCCGCGCTGGTGTGGTCCTTCGGGCGGGACATCGCCTACCTGCATCGCACGTACGGTGCGGTGCCGGCGGCCGGTGGCACGGCCTGACGGTTTCAGCCGCCGGCGGAGAGGGCCTCGGCGAAGAGC
This genomic interval carries:
- a CDS encoding Hsp70 family protein, translating into MTHLCIDFGTSSTVAVLAGRQGVRPVLFDGRPSLPSGVCADPAGRLVAGPDVLLAAATAPERYEPYPKQRIDEKSVLLGGVEVAVADLIAAVLRRVVAQLPAPPQRVTLTHPAAWGAQRREVLWEAAARAGLNSVRLVSEPVAAAAHFAATAGDALPAGGAALICDVGAGTVDVSVVRRTPTGFEVLTTTGLPDGGGLDLDAAIVAHLGTVYQSRHGAAWSRLVAPSAPGDQAASRAFWTGVRTGKETLSRSPGTHIHLPIIEQEAPLGREQFESLARPVLDRTVDATRAVLREARVEPSALFGVFLVGGGSRVPLLATLLHRALGVAPTAVESPELAVASGAVTAEDVSGPDAELTVKAARPMERPQPYGAERAQAHGAERPKAYGAAQIPVSKPAKRGRRTRRPRRVVLVVAALVIAAAGGAAAAAWPYGTELAPYDAETVVEESWNGEFFMQIDSVSRDQASGLLLLRVREATLGENRQTLDGTGRWVNVRVDPDAEVWHADRTPSDVDELFADLGAREDRSRGFTLTFNPQGEVTAVQWL
- a CDS encoding serine hydrolase domain-containing protein produces the protein MGSSLLDVVTRSPAPATAVSVFGPDRVFSQVVHGTADLSTGRPVTAGDWWDLASLTKVLVTLPEVLAAVPSLDLPLEELWTPARGYAVGRATIRALLTHTAGLPASVPFFRTVTGRDEILSAVLGTPLGPPAEVYSDLGFMLLGRLVEDLTGRSLSDLARDRTGLRFGAPPRESVATERDPWRGRLIVGEVHDENAAAMGGVAGQAGAFGTLALVTAAAQAWLRDPYPQVRTPSTPGARFGLGWMVTPRPGLGVAGLPGFGHTGYVGNRLWLSPSRGLGVLILANRVHPTREGTAEPYARWCSSFFDRVSRRSPP
- a CDS encoding helix-turn-helix transcriptional regulator, with amino-acid sequence MLIDRAGLAEFLRRRRATLQPEDVGLPRGSGRRTAGLRREEVAALCHMSIDYYERLERERGPRPSVQMVASMAQGLHLTLDERDHLFRLAGHQPPVRGATSAHVSPALQRVLDRLGDTPAEIVTELGQTLRQTPLGVAVFGDATAYTGPMRSRGYRWFADPSSRLIYQPEYHESLSRMYAAGLRRLVTLRGPESEAASLAALLLAASAEFRELWERHRIEGLPDEVKRLVHPEVGTLVLHCQMLVDNAQSHRLLVYTAEPGTESYDKLYRLSLRQEAATHRRGA
- a CDS encoding MFS transporter codes for the protein MSRTPAPRGIALLGLASSSFLVVLDAAMTNLAGPFIREGLGLTAAELTLVASGYLVPLAGLLLLGGRLADVVGGRRIYLAGMVVYLAATAFCAFAVNSPMLIAGRIGQGIGGAIVIPSALALALAVSATPAERTRIVGIWGAVSGAGGVLGFLLGGVLTQAFGWPAVFWAPVPVGLLSMALVLRSVPAVHGRPGRIDVPGAITITGGISAIAYGVVSASASRWTGPGSFIAIAAGVAFLAAFVAVERRAAHPLVPPALFRRGPVIRASVVVVLLGGVFGSMFFLLPQYLQQVQGLDARSAGLAQAPLPLMIIVGSALAPFAARSLGLARACTAGLLLLLAGFTWLLLNPADGGYSAHTAAAFVLLGAGAGVGLVNAIAIAVRDAAEGESGLLSGLVSAAQQIGAAAGVAVLGGIAIGADGETDFTAAFLGQTVLVLVALGLSLIPNTRVERVPAVERV
- a CDS encoding lysylphosphatidylglycerol synthase transmembrane domain-containing protein; this translates as MVQKILSWVKPVAGAAIIALLFWRLGSVAFLDSLRVLTWPTLLAAAGIGLLTTVFSAWRWCLTARGLGIRLPLRAAVADYYQALFLNATLPGGLLGDVDRAVRNGRDTGDVGRGVRAVVLERTAGQIVLVAVGTGVLIAHPGLALAVADMVSVSPAVLATIAAGAVLAGAFLAVKLRRNPGRVRRAWRTATGDVRQGLLARRTWPGVLLASAIVLGGHLATFLLAARAAGSVAPLRTLLPLLVTALLVMVLPVSIGGFGPREGFLAWAFATTGLSAAQGLTVAVVYGLFALVASLPGVAVLAVRLVARHRAPEAPEAPLPAPEPVPAPVEQLIVTARPRKTLEPAAA
- a CDS encoding class I SAM-dependent methyltransferase; protein product: MSVAEAPRYASTWLDLREPADAAARATELADEIRGRLADVPDPVILDLGCGTGSMARWLAPRLNGRQHWIMQDRDPDLLGVAAASMIGTGSALTVETRQGDITALTAADLDGVSLVTASALLDLLDADDAARLAEACAGSGTPALLTLSVSGHAELTPADPLDGPLNSAFNEHLRQHVAGRTLLGAEAAEVITAAFEERGAAVHARPSPWRIGPEHRELIEEWLRGWVTAASTRLGREASVEHEIDDYLRRRLAQAAAGELAVTVHHTDLLALPGEAS
- a CDS encoding CDP-alcohol phosphatidyltransferase family protein translates to MTAGVWTGTVSPLRGPAAGLLAQFAVLGGLTAAVGLGTTGWIAGTVYALALGTLLARAMHRAGLRVFGPANAVTLARATLIGGVTALVADFQRTPVAVLVVLASVALVLDGVDGIVARRTGSSSPFGARFDGEVDAFLILVLSVFVSFHLGWWVLAIGAFRYAFVAAGWHFAWLRNDLPVRYSRKTVAAVQGVVLVAAASGVLPGVAAGVLVAGALAALVWSFGRDIAYLHRTYGAVPAAGGTA